Proteins from one Camelina sativa cultivar DH55 chromosome 8, Cs, whole genome shotgun sequence genomic window:
- the LOC104709515 gene encoding uncharacterized protein LOC104709515, translating into MFDAQMKDVAITMPIIDAFLLNPSYNKFLKDAVLEKKKALQGMVILTHECSTIIQNNVVAKKLEDPGSFTLPCTLGPLSFSHCLCDLGSSVSLMPLSVAKRLGFTHYKKCMITIVLADRSVRTPVGVLEDLPVMIGHFVIPTDFGVLEIDEEPEDSLILGRPFLELQEQ; encoded by the coding sequence ATGTTTGATGCACAAATGAAAGATGTTGCTATTACAATGCCTATCATAGATGCATTCTTGCTGAACCCATCATACAACAAGTTCCTCAAGGATGCagttttggaaaagaagaaagctctACAAGGAATGGTTATCTTAACTCATGAGTGCAGtactattattcaaaacaatgtaGTAGCaaaaaagcttgaagatcctggTAGCTTCACTCTCCCTTGCACATTGGGACCTTTATCTTTTAGCCATTGTTTATGTGATCTGGGTTCTAGTGTGAGCTTGATGCCTCTATCAGTTGCCAAAAGACTAGGTTTCACTCACTACAAGAAGTGTATGATCACCATTGTTCTTGCTGATAGGTCAGTTAGAACACCAGTTGGAGTGCTTGAAGACTTACCAGTGATGATTGGCCATTTTGTGATCCCAACTGACTTTGGTGTGCTTGAAATAGATGAAGAACCAGAAGATTCACTCATCTTGGGGAGACCATTTCTAGAACTGCAGGAACAATGA